The Halarchaeum grantii genome contains a region encoding:
- a CDS encoding haloacid dehalogenase type II yields MADDELLCFDMYGTLCDVSSVADAIESEFDVPAAIAADVDALWREKQLEYAFHRGATERYAPFDVVTRDALEYALDYYGLDAGVADALVDAYDDLDPYPDTLDALEALSADYETVVFSNGTPAMLDALAANTDIDAHVDGLVSADGAGALKPTPAVYEHVARERGRALADCRLVSSNAWDVAGASAAGMRTAWVNRANEPRERVGGDADLEVDSLAALADAL; encoded by the coding sequence ATGGCCGACGACGAACTGCTCTGCTTCGACATGTACGGGACGCTCTGCGACGTCTCCAGCGTCGCGGACGCCATCGAATCCGAGTTCGACGTCCCCGCCGCCATCGCCGCGGACGTCGACGCGCTCTGGCGCGAGAAACAACTCGAGTACGCCTTTCACCGGGGTGCGACCGAGCGCTACGCGCCCTTCGACGTCGTGACGCGCGACGCGCTCGAGTACGCGCTCGACTACTACGGCCTCGACGCCGGCGTCGCGGACGCGCTCGTCGACGCGTACGACGACCTCGACCCGTACCCGGACACGCTGGACGCGCTCGAGGCGCTGAGTGCCGACTACGAGACCGTCGTCTTCTCGAACGGGACGCCGGCGATGCTCGACGCGCTCGCCGCGAACACCGACATCGACGCGCACGTGGACGGCCTCGTGAGCGCGGACGGCGCGGGCGCACTCAAACCCACGCCGGCCGTGTACGAGCACGTCGCGCGCGAACGCGGGCGAGCGCTCGCGGACTGTCGGCTCGTCTCCTCGAACGCGTGGGACGTCGCGGGCGCGAGCGCCGCCGGCATGCGGACCGCGTGGGTGAACAGAGCGAACGAACCGCGTGAGCGAGTGGGCGGCGACGCCGACCTCGAAGTCGACTCGCTCGCCGCGCTCGCCGACGCCCTCTAG
- a CDS encoding DUF7520 family protein, with product MSFATGGRRVVFTIYGAAVAIAGLFGYALGYVIQPNLLDGHVGSLGPVTFALTPLNLAIYGMVMVGAMLGVLLLLVSYVSRFDDATPVEVE from the coding sequence ATGTCCTTCGCCACCGGCGGTCGTCGCGTCGTCTTCACGATCTACGGCGCGGCGGTCGCGATCGCGGGCCTGTTCGGGTACGCGCTCGGTTACGTCATCCAGCCGAACCTCCTCGACGGCCACGTCGGCTCGCTCGGCCCCGTGACGTTCGCGCTGACGCCGCTGAACCTCGCGATTTACGGGATGGTGATGGTCGGGGCGATGCTCGGCGTCCTCCTCCTTCTCGTCTCCTACGTCTCGCGTTTCGACGACGCGACGCCCGTCGAGGTCGAGTAA
- a CDS encoding DUF6684 family protein: MKSHSSVFEKDVLFDIAVNIIPLAIMVAFAAVFWVVDPWAGDTLFSRVLQYALIVVPFIGLAILTYVAANRIEVVEDVEVGP; encoded by the coding sequence ATGAAATCACACTCCAGCGTCTTCGAGAAGGACGTCCTCTTCGACATCGCGGTGAACATCATCCCGCTCGCCATCATGGTCGCGTTCGCGGCCGTCTTCTGGGTCGTCGACCCGTGGGCGGGCGACACGCTGTTCAGTCGCGTCCTCCAGTACGCGCTCATCGTCGTGCCGTTCATCGGCCTCGCCATCCTGACCTACGTCGCCGCCAACCGAATCGAAGTCGTTGAGGACGTCGAAGTCGGTCCATAA
- a CDS encoding DUF7541 family protein, whose amino-acid sequence MEEQPGLSERYVTASPWPLFVALGLVLTETGVFLGGAALPIGVGGVLLLEASIVGIMRESGYVRTLWGTSFGVGAIAGTAGTALLVFTPYTARALTIAGGGLVAVLGAVALFLYESGYL is encoded by the coding sequence ATGGAAGAGCAACCCGGCCTCAGCGAGCGATACGTGACCGCGAGCCCATGGCCGCTGTTCGTCGCGCTCGGTCTCGTTCTCACCGAGACCGGCGTGTTCCTCGGCGGCGCCGCCCTCCCGATCGGCGTTGGCGGCGTCCTCCTGCTGGAGGCGAGCATCGTCGGCATCATGCGCGAGTCGGGCTACGTGCGTACGCTCTGGGGCACGTCGTTCGGCGTCGGCGCCATCGCCGGCACCGCCGGGACGGCACTCCTCGTTTTCACGCCGTACACGGCGCGCGCGCTGACGATCGCCGGCGGGGGTCTCGTCGCCGTGCTCGGTGCCGTCGCGCTCTTCCTCTACGAGTCCGGCTACCTCTAA
- a CDS encoding cytochrome c oxidase subunit 3, protein MATEESEDHGHHFLPAVRDWPRGYGEASWWPFFTALGLTLVYLGATLFVVARTTDLVASPTIGVGVFVGGWVVSIAGMIGWIYQAFIVDFWDRGSHNGGASLRLGMLLFLATDIATFAVGFVYYFFIRTGGWSGEYLPHSGILTGVLVLNTLLLVASSFTIHWAEHELQKGNHQRFVQGLVVTLLLGVVFMGGQVYEYYEFIVHEGFTLTSGIFASGFFGLTGLHGMHVSFGAILIGILVVRALRGQYDQDRHVSVTTVSWYWHFVDAVWLFLVAVVYIGSVYGTEFSPF, encoded by the coding sequence ATGGCTACGGAGGAAAGCGAAGACCACGGGCATCACTTCCTGCCCGCCGTCCGCGACTGGCCGCGCGGCTACGGCGAGGCGAGCTGGTGGCCGTTCTTCACGGCACTCGGGCTGACGCTAGTGTATCTCGGCGCGACGCTGTTCGTCGTCGCGCGGACGACCGACCTCGTCGCGTCGCCGACGATCGGCGTCGGCGTCTTCGTCGGCGGATGGGTCGTCAGCATCGCCGGCATGATCGGGTGGATCTATCAGGCGTTTATCGTCGACTTCTGGGACCGGGGCTCGCACAACGGCGGGGCGTCGCTCCGCCTCGGGATGCTCCTGTTCCTCGCGACCGACATCGCCACCTTCGCCGTCGGCTTCGTGTACTACTTCTTCATCCGCACGGGCGGGTGGAGCGGGGAGTACCTCCCACACAGCGGCATTCTCACCGGCGTCCTCGTGCTGAACACGCTCCTGCTGGTCGCCTCCAGTTTCACCATCCACTGGGCGGAACACGAGCTCCAGAAGGGCAACCACCAGCGCTTCGTGCAGGGTCTCGTCGTAACGCTCCTGCTCGGCGTCGTGTTCATGGGCGGGCAGGTCTACGAGTACTACGAGTTCATCGTCCACGAGGGCTTCACGCTCACCTCCGGCATCTTCGCGAGCGGGTTCTTCGGACTCACCGGCCTCCACGGGATGCACGTGAGCTTCGGGGCGATACTCATCGGCATCCTCGTCGTCCGCGCCCTCCGCGGCCAGTACGACCAGGACCGCCACGTCTCCGTCACCACCGTCTCCTGGTACTGGCACTTCGTCGACGCCGTCTGGCTGTTCCTCGTCGCCGTCGTCTACATCGGGTCCGTCTACGGCACCGAGTTCAGTCCCTTCTAG
- the coxB gene encoding cytochrome c oxidase subunit II, translating to MFRKRLASVLAMGLVGLVVFAVDPAAAASSITDQYIGNVSNLLLAVALPITIIVEGILFYAIWKFRKADEAKPTQENRRLEITWTAATAVVLLFVGLAAYGAMGSPYVMASDQQYQQMMEEPNTEVVHVDSYQWSWQFHYQHEGTNFTANKLVLPADQQVVLKITSRDVLHAVHIPALGLKKDAFPGHATYLATEIDPSTVQDEPYVLYCAEFCGAGHSNMLADVVVMDQSEYDQWASEQAQQASQSESSSSGSDEGTNATETNTTDANATAESVAAPALAA from the coding sequence ATGTTCCGGAAGCGGCTCGCGTCCGTCCTGGCGATGGGGCTGGTAGGGCTGGTGGTATTCGCCGTCGATCCGGCCGCCGCGGCGAGTTCGATCACCGACCAGTACATCGGCAACGTCAGCAACCTGCTGCTCGCCGTCGCACTCCCCATCACCATCATCGTCGAGGGAATCCTCTTCTACGCCATCTGGAAGTTCCGGAAGGCCGACGAAGCGAAACCCACTCAGGAGAATCGCCGCCTCGAGATCACGTGGACCGCCGCGACCGCGGTCGTCCTGCTGTTCGTCGGTCTCGCCGCCTACGGCGCGATGGGGTCGCCGTACGTCATGGCCTCCGACCAGCAGTACCAGCAGATGATGGAGGAGCCGAACACCGAAGTCGTCCACGTCGACTCCTACCAGTGGTCGTGGCAGTTCCACTACCAGCACGAGGGGACGAACTTCACCGCGAACAAGCTCGTGCTCCCCGCCGACCAGCAGGTCGTCCTGAAGATCACGTCGCGAGACGTGCTCCACGCCGTCCACATCCCCGCGCTCGGACTGAAGAAGGACGCCTTCCCCGGACACGCCACCTACCTCGCGACCGAGATCGACCCGAGCACCGTTCAGGACGAGCCCTACGTCCTCTACTGTGCGGAGTTCTGTGGCGCCGGCCACTCGAACATGCTCGCCGACGTCGTCGTGATGGACCAGAGCGAGTACGACCAGTGGGCGAGCGAGCAGGCCCAGCAAGCCAGCCAGTCGGAGAGTTCGAGCAGTGGCTCGGATGAGGGCACGAACGCGACCGAGACGAACACCACCGACGCGAACGCGACCGCCGAGTCCGTCGCGGCCCCCGCGCTCGCCGCGTAA
- a CDS encoding heme o synthase: MRTTRPRLTHALVATALGVYALLVVGATTALTGAASACQTWPACNGRWFALSSFALEVVWAHRIAAAVVGLLVLATAVLAVVSDADRRVVASICVSLALYPVQVGVGALAAIGSITYVPALHLGLGVVIFAGLVLALAWTLEAQTANEPSAEWAGDPKGSSGGSDADSASRSRPLATAHAYFRMMKPRLMWLLCLVASAGMALAAGPDLSARTVGFTLLGGVLSIGASGTFNHVLERDVDKKMNRTSDRPLATETIPKRNALAFGGLLAAASVASFLQVGMLAAGLGLVAIIFYSVVYTLVLKPNTVQNTVIGGAAGALPALIGWAAVTGTLGVPALALAGVIFLWTPAHFYNLALAYRDDYERGGFPMMPVVRGAAVTRKHIVGWLGATLVGAAALAGVTDLGWLYAVTVVAVGAVFLWAVVRLHYERDRPAAMRSFHASNAFLGATLLAVVLDALVI; this comes from the coding sequence GTGCGCACGACACGCCCCCGACTCACGCACGCACTCGTCGCCACGGCGCTCGGCGTCTACGCGCTCCTCGTCGTCGGTGCGACGACGGCGCTCACGGGCGCCGCGTCGGCCTGCCAGACGTGGCCGGCCTGTAACGGCCGGTGGTTCGCGCTCTCCTCGTTCGCACTCGAGGTGGTCTGGGCGCACCGCATCGCCGCCGCCGTCGTCGGCCTGCTCGTCCTCGCGACGGCCGTGCTGGCCGTCGTCTCGGACGCCGACAGACGCGTCGTCGCGTCGATCTGCGTCTCGCTCGCGCTCTATCCCGTCCAAGTCGGCGTCGGCGCGCTCGCCGCGATCGGTTCGATCACGTACGTCCCGGCGCTCCACCTCGGTCTCGGCGTCGTCATCTTCGCTGGTCTCGTGCTCGCGCTCGCGTGGACGCTCGAAGCGCAGACCGCGAACGAGCCGTCGGCGGAGTGGGCGGGCGACCCGAAGGGGTCGAGCGGGGGGTCGGACGCCGATAGCGCGTCGCGCTCCCGCCCGCTCGCGACCGCCCACGCCTACTTCCGCATGATGAAGCCGCGGCTGATGTGGCTGCTCTGCCTCGTCGCGTCGGCGGGGATGGCGCTCGCGGCCGGCCCCGACCTCTCGGCGCGCACGGTCGGGTTCACGCTGCTCGGCGGCGTGCTCTCCATCGGCGCGAGCGGCACGTTCAACCACGTCCTCGAGCGCGACGTGGACAAGAAGATGAACCGGACGAGCGACCGGCCGCTCGCCACGGAGACGATCCCGAAGCGGAACGCGCTCGCCTTCGGCGGCCTGCTCGCGGCCGCGTCGGTCGCGTCGTTCCTCCAAGTCGGCATGCTCGCGGCCGGGCTGGGTCTCGTCGCGATCATCTTCTACTCGGTGGTGTACACGCTCGTCCTGAAGCCGAACACCGTCCAGAACACCGTCATCGGCGGCGCGGCCGGCGCGCTCCCCGCGCTCATCGGTTGGGCGGCGGTGACGGGGACGCTCGGGGTGCCCGCGCTCGCGCTCGCCGGCGTCATCTTCCTCTGGACGCCCGCGCACTTCTACAACCTCGCGCTCGCCTACCGCGACGACTACGAGCGCGGCGGCTTCCCGATGATGCCCGTCGTGCGGGGCGCGGCGGTGACGCGAAAGCACATCGTCGGCTGGCTCGGCGCGACGCTCGTCGGCGCGGCGGCGCTCGCGGGCGTCACGGACCTCGGCTGGCTCTACGCGGTGACCGTCGTCGCCGTCGGCGCGGTCTTCCTCTGGGCGGTCGTCCGCCTCCACTACGAGCGCGACCGCCCGGCGGCGATGCGCTCGTTCCACGCGTCGAACGCCTTCCTCGGGGCGACGCTCCTCGCGGTCGTCCTCGACGCGCTCGTGATCTGA
- a CDS encoding DUF7546 family protein, giving the protein MATVTRRLPSPDTGTLLAWAAILNAEILLTLVYVVLSSGTPTNPLTYVYPWVWLNVAGWAVVRARPTPTSRRVRWLAAAIGVAYFLVVAYAGGLYHLSGAGLGLSVHWLPPGWGPTLVYSTAAATVVAMPFKLGGYAALAYLVSVTVRDASASALSGVLGLVSCVSCTWPVLATVATGLFGSASALTSVAMTRAYGISTVVFVVSVLALSWRPTR; this is encoded by the coding sequence ATGGCGACCGTCACGCGCCGCCTCCCGTCGCCGGACACCGGGACGCTCCTCGCGTGGGCGGCGATACTGAACGCGGAGATACTCCTCACGCTCGTCTACGTCGTGCTCTCCTCGGGGACGCCGACGAACCCGCTCACCTACGTCTACCCGTGGGTGTGGCTGAACGTCGCGGGGTGGGCGGTCGTGCGGGCGCGCCCGACGCCGACGTCGCGGCGGGTGCGCTGGCTCGCGGCCGCTATCGGCGTCGCGTACTTCCTCGTCGTCGCCTACGCGGGCGGGCTCTACCACCTCTCGGGGGCGGGGCTCGGGCTCTCCGTCCACTGGCTCCCGCCGGGCTGGGGGCCGACGCTCGTCTACAGCACGGCGGCGGCGACGGTGGTGGCGATGCCGTTCAAGCTCGGCGGGTACGCGGCGCTCGCCTACCTCGTCTCCGTGACGGTGCGCGACGCCTCGGCGTCCGCGCTCTCGGGCGTCCTCGGTCTCGTCTCCTGTGTCTCCTGTACGTGGCCGGTCCTCGCGACGGTCGCCACGGGGCTCTTCGGGAGCGCGTCGGCGCTCACGTCGGTCGCGATGACGCGCGCGTACGGCATCTCGACGGTCGTCTTCGTCGTCTCGGTACTCGCGCTCTCGTGGCGACCGACGCGCTGA
- a CDS encoding ABC transporter ATP-binding protein encodes MAPVIVADDVYESYGDTVALDGVSLAVEAGEVFALIGPNGAGKTTLTRCLTGTRTPDDGRVSLLGEPPGESARERLGLLPQDFTPPERLTPRELVAYYAGLYDDARDPAALLREVGMDPAVDTRYESLSGGEKRRTCVAASLANEPDVLFVDEPTTGIDPAGRRALWDVFEALADAGTTVFLTTHYMAEAERLADRVGLLADGELVATGTPEELVAAYGGTQYLAVETAADPDAFDGIGYDVERADGEVRVLDVAPEAIGDVAAALDARGVAFDALSWSEPDLEDVYLRLADDPGVVEADEEVVA; translated from the coding sequence ATGGCGCCGGTCATCGTCGCCGACGACGTGTACGAGAGCTACGGCGACACCGTCGCGCTCGATGGGGTGTCGCTCGCCGTCGAGGCGGGCGAGGTGTTCGCGCTCATCGGGCCGAACGGTGCCGGGAAGACGACGCTCACGCGCTGTCTCACGGGCACGCGCACGCCGGACGACGGGCGCGTCTCCCTCCTCGGCGAGCCGCCGGGCGAGTCCGCGCGCGAGCGCCTCGGCTTGCTCCCGCAGGACTTCACGCCCCCGGAGCGCTTGACGCCGCGCGAACTCGTCGCCTACTACGCCGGGCTCTACGACGACGCGCGCGACCCCGCCGCCCTCCTCCGCGAGGTCGGGATGGACCCCGCCGTCGACACCCGGTACGAGTCGCTGAGCGGCGGGGAGAAGCGCCGGACCTGTGTCGCGGCGTCGCTCGCGAACGAGCCGGACGTCCTCTTCGTGGACGAGCCGACGACGGGAATCGACCCGGCTGGCCGGCGCGCGCTCTGGGACGTCTTCGAGGCGCTCGCCGACGCGGGGACGACCGTGTTCCTCACGACGCACTACATGGCGGAGGCCGAGCGGCTCGCGGACCGCGTCGGCCTGCTCGCGGACGGCGAGCTCGTCGCGACGGGCACGCCCGAGGAGCTCGTCGCGGCCTACGGCGGCACGCAGTACCTCGCCGTCGAGACGGCCGCCGACCCCGATGCGTTCGACGGCATCGGCTACGACGTCGAGCGCGCGGACGGCGAGGTGCGCGTCCTCGACGTCGCGCCGGAAGCCATCGGGGACGTCGCCGCCGCCCTCGACGCGCGCGGCGTCGCCTTCGACGCGCTCTCGTGGAGCGAGCCGGACCTCGAGGACGTCTACCTCCGTCTCGCGGACGACCCGGGCGTCGTCGAGGCCGACGAGGAGGTGGTGGCGTGA
- a CDS encoding ABC transporter permease has product MSRSGRIAAEVGAAYRSFVRRRVAVFFTFFFPVLLIAIFAGLVRTGGGGTGLFSQPPGYYVPGYLAVVVLFTPLSRLGSEVARFREGNRFEKLSASPMTRWEWLLAQTLVNAALIALACAVLLGLLAATGASFRLSPWLVLFVPTASVLFCGVGAMLGSLADSQDGAITASNGVALPLLFLSNTFLSPASLPSWFRPVTDLSPLSYFAYGVRAATYPGSHAGWPGSVAANYAVLFVLAVVAFAVGAWLIPWTE; this is encoded by the coding sequence GTGAGTCGCTCCGGGCGTATCGCGGCGGAGGTCGGCGCGGCCTACAGGTCGTTCGTCCGTCGGCGCGTCGCGGTCTTCTTCACGTTCTTCTTCCCGGTCCTGCTCATCGCCATCTTCGCGGGCCTCGTGCGGACCGGCGGGGGCGGCACCGGCCTCTTCAGCCAGCCGCCGGGCTACTACGTTCCGGGGTATCTCGCCGTCGTCGTGCTGTTCACGCCGCTCTCGCGACTCGGGAGCGAGGTCGCGCGCTTCCGCGAGGGCAACCGCTTCGAGAAGCTCTCGGCGTCGCCGATGACGCGCTGGGAGTGGCTGCTCGCGCAGACGCTCGTGAACGCTGCGCTCATCGCGCTCGCGTGCGCCGTCCTCCTCGGCCTGCTCGCCGCGACGGGCGCGTCGTTCCGGCTCTCGCCGTGGCTCGTCCTCTTCGTCCCGACGGCGTCGGTGCTCTTCTGTGGCGTGGGTGCGATGCTCGGGTCGCTCGCGGACAGCCAGGACGGCGCGATAACCGCGTCGAACGGCGTCGCGCTCCCCCTGCTGTTCCTCTCGAACACCTTCCTCTCCCCCGCATCGCTCCCGTCGTGGTTCCGGCCGGTCACGGACCTCTCGCCGCTCAGCTACTTCGCGTACGGGGTGCGCGCGGCGACCTACCCGGGGAGCCACGCGGGGTGGCCGGGGTCGGTCGCGGCGAACTACGCCGTCCTGTTCGTCCTCGCGGTCGTCGCGTTCGCAGTCGGCGCGTGGCTCATCCCGTGGACGGAGTGA
- a CDS encoding DUF420 domain-containing protein, translated as MTIRGYAHAHPRRVTAVVSAVGYALVLGTFAGVLPIFPAIGERTVLLLSDAIAVINTCALSALLLGYYFVKRGRIRAHRAAMLTAFALILLFLVAYLWKVGGGFEKEIVIEQGQFLAAYADVVYPLYLAMLAIHILLSALAVPVVVHAVVLGLSHDVAELPDTDHPLAGKLAVASWSLSLAFGVVTYWLLNHVYSWVPR; from the coding sequence ATGACCATTCGCGGCTACGCCCACGCACACCCGCGCCGCGTCACCGCCGTCGTCTCCGCCGTCGGGTACGCGCTCGTCCTCGGGACGTTCGCCGGCGTCCTCCCGATCTTCCCCGCCATCGGCGAGCGGACCGTCCTCCTGCTCTCCGACGCCATCGCCGTCATCAACACGTGCGCGCTCAGCGCACTCCTCCTCGGCTACTACTTCGTGAAGCGCGGGCGGATACGCGCCCACCGCGCCGCGATGCTCACCGCGTTCGCGCTCATCCTTCTCTTCCTCGTCGCCTACCTCTGGAAGGTCGGGGGCGGCTTCGAGAAGGAGATCGTCATCGAGCAGGGCCAGTTCCTCGCCGCGTACGCCGACGTCGTCTACCCGCTCTACCTCGCGATGCTTGCCATCCACATCCTCCTCAGCGCGCTCGCCGTCCCCGTCGTCGTCCACGCCGTCGTCCTCGGCCTCTCGCACGACGTCGCCGAACTCCCCGACACCGACCACCCGCTCGCCGGCAAACTCGCCGTCGCGTCCTGGTCGCTCAGCCTCGCGTTCGGTGTCGTCACCTACTGGCTCCTGAACCACGTCTACTCGTGGGTGCCCCGCTGA